In the Harmonia axyridis chromosome 3, icHarAxyr1.1, whole genome shotgun sequence genome, one interval contains:
- the LOC123676512 gene encoding uncharacterized protein LOC123676512 translates to MASKNPTEHNTTMSKNTEHTMSSQSYVTAAKTIPKINFPKREQAIVLHAEDNLKLFDYVQAIGNIIQPKNICFASRISNNRICVYLANIELVDQLIKTHPTVTIGDTNLNVRRLVSPTKRIVISNISPCIPHDLVTEVLTDIGLQLASPVSFLKAGIPGDEYSHILSFRRQNGVLYLPPNWPRSINLP, encoded by the exons ATGGCATCCAAGAACCCTACTGAACACAATACAACAATGTCGAAAAACACTGAACATACAATGAGCTCCCAATCCTACGTAACTGCTGCTAAAACAATTCCAAAAATCAATTTTCCTAAAAGAGAACAAGCTATAGTGCTACATGCGGAGGACAACCTGAAACTATTCGACTACGTCCAGGCTATAGGTAACATTATCCAACCGAAAAATATCTGTTTCGCTTCCAGAATATCTAACAACAGGATCTGCGTATACCTAGCCAATATAGAACTAGTAGACCAACTTATCAAAACCCACCCAACTGTGACTATAGGTGACACAAATTTGAATGTAAGAAGGCTAGTTTCACCAACAAAGAGGATTGTGATTTCGAATATTTCACCATGCATCCCACACGATCTCGTAACAGAAGTCTTAACTGACATCGGACTACAATTGGCTTCCCCCGTTTCATTCTTGAAAGCTGGTATACCTGGAGATGAGTACTCCCATATACTCAGTTTCCGAAGACAA AATGGAGTGCTTTATTTGCCGCCAAACTGGCCACGTAGCATCAACCTGCCCTAA